A window of Lates calcarifer isolate ASB-BC8 unplaced genomic scaffold, TLL_Latcal_v3 _unitig_4817_quiver_941, whole genome shotgun sequence genomic DNA:
GCCccataataaatatatttctaaaaaCATCCATTATGTCTGTACTGTAAAGTTTACTTCAAGAATCAAGACCTGAGACTCACTGTACAATAACTTACAAAACAATGTACGTCACAGCCTGTGCTGATGCACCAAGTGATGAAAACAGACCGAACCAGATCAACTACAAATTGCCCATTGTGtagtaaaaataacaaaacagtaAACTGCTCGTGGGAAGATGAGGTTCAGTGATTGAACAAGTCTCTGACAGTAACAGCAGAGCTGTGAGGTGAAGGATTAAACTTTACCAGCAGGTCTCAGCTTCTGCAGTTTGGATTGGTTTCCTACTTTGGAAAGGTTTCGGCCAGATGAATAAATCTAAAAGGATATTATTAAAGAACAAAGAGTGAGTACAGAAGGAAGTAACTGCTTTATATTTGATACCtgaacatctgaaatgtgaatgtgtccTTTACTGTCTGAGTGTTGATGTCAGATTCATTTGGTTACATttacttcctgtgttttttcagtgattttcttttctttagtgtttttcagttttctgagcTGTGAGATGTTCACCTGATCGATGGAGCGTGAACTATGGTTCAGAGTTCTGATTTTTCACACTGTGACCATCCTCATCATGCTTTACTCCTCAGCAGGTAAATTCATAAAGTTATCTTTAATGTTATCAGTCCTACTGCCAGCCCTGTGGTAAATACCAGTTTGGTGAAGTCATTGTGATTCATTTTATATGATAAGTTGGTGTGATAGTGgaatatattttttagattttgttttcagcCTGGATCTATTGTCAGTGTCTCACCATCTGTTAAATACTAACCTGAGGGAGAGGGTCATTCAATGAGATTTTTGATCACCTGGTAACAGGTGAATAAACAGTGGCAGCTGCTCATTTAGCAAACACTAGGAGCCAAAGAGACtctttatttaaacacaaaacCCTGAAAAATTAGACATTAGATAGAATTAGATATGTTTAATTTGATATAACCTGTATGGTAGCACCTAACAGCTAAACAATACTAACCTTTTAATCTCATGGGAAAAACCTGATAAGATCAGAACATGCAGGTGTGAAGAGTCATGGTAGAGTTACAACAATCACTGaacaggttttgtttgtttagtttacTCTTGTTGGTTCAGTTTCATTGGAGAGTGGGTGTTGGGTCTGTATTTTCATAGAATATGTTAAATCTGAGGAATCTTACACTTAAACATAGTGATGATATGATGTATTATCAGGATAGTGACATATTCATTAACCATACGCACAGGTCTTGTGATTATCATTGTACATTCTCTACTTAATACTCAAATAATTCACAGTTTAATCACACTAATGTTTTTCACCTTGTAGGAAATTTGGATCTGACTTGTTCACATCAGCCAATCATAGCTCTGGCTGGTGATGATGTCATTCTACCATGTCACCTTGAACCTGTCACCAGTGCAGCTTCCTGGACAGTGGAGTGGACCAAACCAGGTCTGGACCCAGAGTTTGTCCATGTTCACGAAGATGGACGACTGTTGCATGAGATTCAAAATCCATCTTATTATTATCGAACAAGACTGTTTGTGGATGAACTGGAACATGGAAACGTCTCCATGAAAATCTTCGAAGTGAAACTGTCTGATGAAGGAACATACAGATGTTCCCTTCCCGTGGTACAAGAGGAAGTTTTTGTCCAACTCATTGTTGGTAAGTTGGTTCAAAACAGTGAGAGTCTGAGGAAGTCAGTGAACTACCTCTTTAGAAACAATACCATTTTCAAAAAGCACATAAATCACCCACTGTTCTATGGCTGTGACATGGAACCTGAACACTTCAGTTTCTCAGGCAATCATACCAATCTGATACAGTAAGCAACTCGCTTAGCAACTGAAGACAGATAGTATATGTCATTCTGCAATAAGCAAACAAAACCAGCGTTCCTCTTGTAACATATATTATGAATGTGAAAGAAGCGTTGTACCAACAGCAGGCCCAGAGGCCATTGTATAACAGGGTAATAAAGAATCAAGCTGCcattaaacacaaagaggagaaCAGGTCGACACCGTCACAGTCCCTGTTGATCACACATCGCACATAAATAATGACGCAggtttcaaacaaaaaaaactttgcaaGTGCTTTATGTTATAGAAAAATATGTGAGtccactgtttttgtcattgtcaggttctgtctcctcacctgtcGTGAACATGACCAGCTCCACCCTCGAGCAGTGGTGTTAGAGTGTAAATCTAAAGgctggtatccagagcctgaggtgttgtggctggacggtgagggaaacctcctctctgctggacctacagagacagtcagaggtcctgatgacctctatactgtcagcagcagagtgactgtggagaagagacacagcaacttcacctgtagagtccaacagaacaaaaccaaccagaccagagagacacacatacatgttccAGGtagacactgtttctaaatttaGAATATCATCACTTTAATTAAAAAGCTGAGACCTGCTTATGTTTAaattctattttgttttgtctcttatGATTTCAGATGATTCCTTTACGACACCTTCGAGTTCCAGTTCACCTGCTTCCATCTTCGTTTGGTTCAGTTGTTGGCATCATATCTATTGCTGTAGCTGTCTTTGCTGTGTGGAAATGCATACGAAAAAAGATCAGTACGTCaataatatgatatataattacatttaactACTATACTGACACTTAATTAAAAccttaataatattttatactGTCACACTACtgtgttattacattttttattagtCTACATTAACACCACACTGttatatttcctgtttctgtttttacagagactgaaacaaacCAAGGAGCCAGTGATGCAtcagggaaaagagaaaaccaaTCTAACAGCTCTGAAGACCAGCCTCTcactgaaggaggagaagagacgGAGCAGACCAGGACACAAAATAAGAGTTCACATGCAGAGTCTGGACCtgggagagatgaagaggaaaggCAAACTCGGGACTCAGTTTCCAGTAGAGGAAGAAATAGAAACAGAGCAGCTAATGGCAGAGGGAAAAGTAAAACATGATCCAGGcaagaaagacataaaaactttacatgaagaggaaaagaaaagacacgGACATCCTGTGacactgacaggaaaatgaGTGAGGAATCAGGAGGagcaaacactgactgaacagTTTGGATGTATTTTAtagtttgttatttatttagttttgtcCTTTTGTATTTCTGATCATCTGCAGGTCAGACTCTTCAGTGTGGCAAAAAGTGCAggagttttgtgtttgtaccaGGTTTTGATTTTGTGTATTAAAGTTCAGGTGTTTGAttagtgttgtgttgtgaggGTGTTGTTACATACAGGGTTAGATTCAGGCTCAGGCCTGCTACAGGCTCTGCTATAAAATGCTGGTGtcatttcttaaaaaaacatatttttaattgaataCCTGCTGTGGGTGTTACCATTCGGGTGGGGCAAGTGGAGGCTAGAATTATGTGGTTGGAGGGAAAAGGATCTGGAGGCAGCTGGAGGACAAGAAAACATCAAGTTGTCAGGCCTCTGTTGAGAAGTGTCtcttacagtgtttttgtctttggctGCAGCTGCAATGTTTCTTTCTGTGGTTAGACAGTAACTTAGATCTTCAATAATTAATCACTAGTTCATTGTATATAAAGCTTCACTGAcctcagagcagcagggagaAGTCTTTGTCTGGGGTCTAAACCTGTAAAGGAAGCAGAGGATCAGTGTGAGAGCTGCTCAGACTTGTTGGTTTTCCCCTGTTTTAATGCTTCAACCTACTGACATGCAGGAACGCATGACCAGCACCTCCCCAACTCAACAGGTTCACACAGCACAGTCTCAGCTCATTTCAGTTTCCTGTAAAACACAACgttcagttttctttcagtttgtacTTTTGTGCTCTCCTCTGAATTCTGATCTTTCAGTTGGAAATTctcatatacatacatacacatggaGGTTggagcgccctctgctggtagGAAGCgaaagagcaaagagagaaaaactgatggtttattttctggagtcacacacacaacacagtcagaaaaaagtcacacacacttttgtagCACTAGTTcccagcagggggcagtggAGGATTTGATATTTGTGTTCAAACATCAGTCAGTTCCTGTTCATAAAATCTACACATTCTGATGCATTCATCACAATCATCATCAATCTacatcctgactgaaaatcatTCTATAGATCATTAAATGTTGTGAGTTAAACACTCAGTGACTGTAATATCTATCTATCAGTTCAGACAGATGAACCACAGAGGATTcaaacctgcagcagctctgttcttCTAAACAGCATCAGCAGACGTgtgaacagagcagacagaacAACATGTGGTTCATCTCTTATAATAAACTGACTCtgatctcagagacagacactgactgttactcacaggcagacagaagttaacagactgaaaaatcCAAGATACCATCACCAGTGTCTctaatttatataaaaacatactaAATGAAATAAGACAACTTTTattgtgaacacaaacacagagttaacagaccatgtaaaacatgtaactGACAGGTTAAGACACCTTTTAACAGTCAACAACCTTTTCTCCAACAGCAGAGTTATTTATTTAGGTTACTGCTTTATTCTCGCTTTATCATACATCTTCACTACATTCCTTCATTAAATTCAACAACGTTGGCACCATATCACTGTTAATAACAGCCAGGCCAGTCAGCAACCAGGCCAGTTCAAATAAAAGATGCTGTACCTGAGGTTTTAAAACATATCAATGTGGACAAACTGTGACTGCTGTTGTTTAACTTGTTGAAGAGATGGCAAAATGTTTACTGTGCAGCTGATGTGATTCAATATTCAACCAAACACCTATTAAAATTATTTGACAGATAACATTCTTGTAAATATCTACAAAGCATTACAGTTTTTACTGAATGGTAACAAACTCTCAGTTAATGTTACAACACTGTGAAGTTTATTTCCCTCCTTCTTCACTCTCTGTGCTCAGTGACCTGTAAGACATATTGGAAATAAAAAGTTATCCTCTTGGTCTTTTGCTCTTGATGTACAGATGTCATAAAAAGTAACGAGTCAGATTATTAGATGTAATATAACAGACAGAGTTACCCTCAGTCGTACTGGATGGAAGAGTACTGAAGCTCCTGATCTGATAAAGATGGATCTGTAGGAGGTGAGGGAAACTCTGAATCGGAGAAGCTGGATGTCCCTGATTCTGCTTTGGAAACAAACCAAGTTGTTAGAAATGAAGAATGTGTGCTGAGCATCACTGTGTACCGTGCCCGGGCCTGTTTGAGGAGGTGGACTCAGGCACAGTTCAGTCAGACTCAGACACCGTGCTCATCTAGAGTGAACGTTAAACGTGCCTGAGTCCAGTGCAATGCGAGCACAGACCAGCAGGGGGAGTAACACAGTACACAGCAAACAGGCCTGATACTTGTATCACACACAAGTGGAAGACAAGACAATCTCAAAAGACGTGTCTCCTACCTCACCAAATGAAGCAAACTAAACAAGCACATGCTCTAAAATTCAGTATAAAGTTTGGTATAAATCCAGGTTTAAGAAATACATGCGATAAAATAttctaaaacattaaaataacttAGTGACCATTTTGTTGATTCTGTGTGTCTTCAACAGTGAAGGTGGAGTGAAAAGACAGAGGCGGGAATTCATCTTGAtctgaaaaagacatttaaaaaagtgttaaagCATCATATTAAAACAGATGACAGCTGTGAGAATGATattaaaagaaagagaaaccaCGCAGCAGCTACAGAGGTGGAGAGGCCTCGtacctttttctgtctgtgggtctctgctgtggtttgtcTCAAGACAGATGCTCAAATtatcagcagcatctgcagcatcTAAAACAGAACAGCAGGTGTGACAGAGACGATGTGACCTTTCTAACACAGTGCTTctcaaatatttctggttaCAGCCCCAGTGTGAGACgtgacactgctgctgaacTCTGAATGACTTATTTAGCACTTTATCTCAAAGTAAACGACTTTTCCTTTTCCCgtctttttaccttttttacgtttctttttcttatcttttttgACGACAGTGTACATGTCCTTGTTTGGATCACTCAGCTTGACCTGTAGTAAgactgaaaggaggaggaaaataatattttcatgttgcCTCCCAGTGTTTAGGTTCAGATTTTACAATGCATatttatgaataataataatcatagcACCTAGTTGTTTCTTCCAGTAGAGCAGTCCAAtcaccagcagctgcagaaacagcacAACAGAGATAATGGCCCACAGCAGGATGTAGTAaggatgagggaaaaaaacccCTCTGCGAGGTGCTGGAAAAAATCAAAGAGACGTCAGGAAGTAGTTCCTTAagtcataaatcataaatctgTTCATCATGGAATCATTCTGACCCTACTGGCCTAAATGTACTTATTGCAACTTTTTTTAGTACTTTGTTTTCAACTCTAATTCTACtaaaattaacatttatttccattaaCCACCTATAATGTTGTTCAAATTGATTTGGTCGTCTGGATGACTTGAACCGtaccttttctgtctgtgtgttgtgtgtttgagttctcACTTTGTTTCACCGAGCCGTCAGTCTTTGGGATCCTCACTAGAATTTAAAATACAGAGTTTGTACGAACTCAGTCACTCAGCCTGAAGAGCGACTCCATTTATACATACAGCTGAACAGAGATGCTGTAGCTGCTCAAACACTGTCCCTTCTCATACTGCAGTTAATATGACTGTCTCACCTTTGACTGTGTGCCGGCTCTCTGCTgattctccagctccagagacGACAGACCCAACTGAAAAACACCATGTAgatattttctgtcagataCTAACATGACTGATACTGACATGAACTGACTGCTGTGTATAAAAGATTGAATGTACCTGTGGGGTTTGGAGCCACAGCTCTGATCATCAGTTGGCTCTCTGCTgactctccagctccagagatTTTACACTTGTAGAAGCCGTCATCAGACTTGGAAACATTTTGAATAGTCATGTTTCCTGTCGGGCTGGTCCCAACGAGGAGGCTGTCTTTATAGAAATCAGCTGTGAGGTTGGAGGAAGGGTTCCTGCTTCTGCAGCGCAGAGTCACAGCTgctccctccatcacaggaagAACAGGACTCTCCAGGACCACATGACCTTCTGAACAACATCACAAAATGCTTACTCCAGGTAACATTTCTGATACTATATATTATTGTTCTACAGTTTAAATCTGTACAATAAACACACCAGAGACAGTGATGTTGACAGAGTTGCTTCTccgtcctcctccaccttcacaCCAGTATCCTCCACTGTCTGATTTAAAGGCATAGTCAATGGTGCAGGTCACTGTTGATGGCGCTGCACCATTCAAACATTTAGGAGTGATATCATTGACATTTCTCACTCTCCATCCTGCTGGGTCATTAAACCCCTGACAGGTAAAAGAGACTGATTCATATTGAAAGAGCTGCAGTCTGGATGGAACCATGTGAAAATCTgcatctgaaacaaaaagagaaaaaggactTAATTTTGCCTTGAACGTAATCGTTACATTTTAAGAATAAGCAGTCAGAGAAACATGGTGAAGACAGggatgatgtgatgatggttTCTTTGAGACTTTGACTGAACAAGATAAAACCATAAATCATTTTCCTGAGGTCAGCAGTCACTTTACATTGATAGACTACAGAGGTTATTAAGGATCGGATggttaagaaaaataaaaccatcttTAATTTTGTCCAAGCAACATAACACCACATCATCAGCAAAAAAAGGACGGACGATTGGTACACGATGAAACCTAATTTTCATTCTTGCACTTGTACTATGGCACAAGCTGCATGTGTTCCTTCAGTTTGGGACTTTAGGGTTCGATGATGAATTATTCAGGTTACATTTCTTGTATCATAAAGCATCTGTGTGTCACTTACCAGATGTCTGAGGATAACCTTGCTGCACATGTgtgaccagcagcatcaacacattTATCACTAGAGAGACAAAACAGGAGAGATTCTTTTATAGTATATGTAGAATTTATATTAAATCACATATATATGAAATTATATAAACTGAAATGTTGAACAGCTGCTAAAcactaaaaatatacataacaACAACAGGAAAGTTCAGATAGTTTGAATATTCATTTATAAATGACATGACTGGGATTATATTGTTGATTGTTATTTATAAAGAGAAACATGAAATGGTGATAAAAAGACTAATGTAGTACTCACACAGTCTGAAGCAGAGAGCTCTGACCTCCATGTCGCCTTCCTCCTGTCTGAGCATCAGACTGCACTCACACTAAATACACTGAGCTGAgaacttcctcttcctgtgcagGTCGTCTCAGTTTCTACAACACCCTGCAGCCACACATGTTCTCTGTGTGCACACCTGAGTATCAGAAACCATACTGAAGGTTTCCTCTCCTGTAAGACACTACATTCTGACTTTGGTATCTCCCTGCAGTGGCACCAACACTGCTGCAGAAAGCGACGAACACAACCTAAACTACAATGATGTTCATTTTCCTGCAAACAATACATTCTGCCATCAGATGAACTTTACAGGTTGCTATCATCAGAAGCTGGAgcttcacctttgacctttaacagaAAAAGACTCTTCAGTGATTTGTCCTGTTGGGTGAAGCTGCTGTGGGCTGATGCTAACTTGAATAAGAGGTCCCactctgccccctgctggagatCAGTCGTCTTTCTATCAGCTTACTACAACAATAAAGAAGCTCCTGGTTCACTGCCCTCAGATGTGATTGCTGCTGTAGTATTTTATAATGATGGTGGTAAACCGCCTGGCAACTGGATCAAAGTGCAGCCTTTTATTCATGTGTTAAACATtaacaaagaaactgaaagcaAGCCACAATTCAGCTGAAAGAAATCCAGTTATTAGAGCTAAATGTTGAATGGTTTGACATCTGTAGTCTCACATAAGAAAAGAGGTTGAAATGttggttttaaattaatttctgtaATTTCTTCTTCTGCCAATCAAACAGAAACGTCAATCTATCAGATCCACTGTTTTAGAAAGATTCTCATCCTGAAAACACTCAAATGTAAGATACTTTAAGATCTGGGTATGAAAACTACGATGTAAATCAACCCTTTTTACAACAGATCAACAGACCTGAATCTAATAGGTCGAGCGCTGGGGCTGTTGTAGATAAGACTGGGCGGGCGTATGTCAGTTTACCTGTTTGTTTTATGGACTCTGAACGTGTGCAGCTCGCCGACTCTGCGGGTAAGAAATCctttttaaactgaaactttcCCTCAATTATTTGATGtttaatttagatttaatttcagaataaaagtttGCAGTCATATTAGATCTGTTTAACCGTGACGGGCTGACATATTAAACTCAGGATTAGCAACTTAAACAGTTACTACTCAGTTATCTGTAAGTTGACCTTCTTGTGAATTTACCTTGTGATTTacttcagttttcagtgttgcaAGATGTTTAccgagacagacagactgtccTGTAGATCTCTGCTCTGCCTGATTCTCCATCATGCTGTGGTCATGCTTCTCCTAACACACTGTGATGGAGGTAATGTATCCTAACTAATGATACGCTGATAAAAGGCTGCCCTGATAGCTtagctttaatttcatttctaattaCCATTTTAAGGCCAGAGATGCTGTGAATACAGAGATAATGTTACCAGCTGCACCCAGCGGGGGGCGCCACAGCCCCACAGGTCAGCTCTGtggtgaaaatgaaagtgaaagtgttGCTTGTGTTTATTGGACTGATAACGCTTGTTTAACTTGTGAGGTCGGTTAGATAACCTGTGGGTTTAGATAATGGCTGAAGCTTATCAttgacctgctgctgtgtgtggcCATGTTGCTGAAGTGATTACAGATACTGCTGGTTTCTTTTTCAGATAAGGCTGTAGACTGGTGTTAAAAGCGATAAAAGCAAAGTAAACATTGTTTTTAGAATTGTTGTTTAGtcttttttagtctttttagtCTTGTTGTTTGAACCCTGAATAATGTGCTCATGTCAAGTTGTAACCTATTGTAATCTATTTCAGCTGACTCTCAGGAGATTGATCAGCCTCAGCAGATAGTAGCAATGGTTGGTCATGACGCCACTTTGTCATGCAAAGTGAACTCCAGGAGCGATCCTGTTCAAGAGTTCCTGGAGTGGTCAAGATCTGACCTGGAGCCCAAGTTTGTCCATGTGAGGCGATCTGGCAAAGACCACCTGGTTGATCAAAACCCGTCCTACAAAGGAAGAACGTCAGTGTCCACTGAAAACCTGATGCAGGGAGACTTTGCCCTGCAACTGTCCAACGTGAAACCATCTGATGAGGGAACATACAGATGCTTCATCCCCAAACTGGAAATAAACTCTGAAGTGAAGCTTGTTGTTGGTAAGATGACAgacaatttgacattttttcccgTCTGGGGGACAGTACAGTCCCTGCCATTCAAACTGGAACCTGACCAAGGCAAAAACAGCCCTGCACCTACAGAGACAGTCCTGATGAGCTGATGTCTACTTTAAAATAGACactgtgttgtttgtctttttttattttaggtgGTGCATTCGTGGACTCGTCTAGTTCGCCTGCCTCTACCGTCATCGGTGTGATCGTTGGCATCTTATTCATTCTTGTGGTCGCCTATCTCGtttggagatggagagaaaacagactcaGTAAGTCTGTCATCTCTTATCACAGCCTCTGGATGAGGAGTAGTAACCTGACTGTCTGCTATCATCGAGTCATTGAATATCACTACTGACTCTGATCCAGTATTCACACATATATGAATTTCACATAAAGTCACAATAGTTATTCTCACATAACATAATAATCTGTTTCCAAATTTGCAGTTTTCAACag
This region includes:
- the LOC108902390 gene encoding LOW QUALITY PROTEIN: neurofilament medium polypeptide (The sequence of the model RefSeq protein was modified relative to this genomic sequence to represent the inferred CDS: inserted 1 base in 1 codon), translating into MERELWFRVLIFHTVTILIMLYSSAGNLDLTCSHQPIIALAGDDVILPCHLEPVTSAASWTVEWTKPGLDPEFVHVHEDGRLLHEIQNPSYYYRTRLFVDELEHGNVSMKIFEVKLSDEGTYRCSLPVVQEEVFVQLIVGSVSSPVVNMTSXHPRAVVLECKSKGWYPEPEVLWLDGEGNLLSAGPTETVRGPDDLYTVSSRVTVEKRHSNFTCRVQQNKTNQTRETHIHVPETETNQGASDASGKRENQSNSSEDQPLTEGGEETEQTRTQNKSSHAESGPGRDEEESFQCCKMFTETDRLSCRSLLCLILHHAVVMLLLTHCDGADSQEIDQPQQIVAMVGHDATLSCKVNSRSDPVQEFLEWSRSDLEPKFVHVRRSGKDHLVDQNPSYKGRTSVSTENLMQGDFALQLSNVKPSDEGTYRCFIPKLEINSEVKLVVGGAFVDSSSSPASTVIGVIVGILFILVVAYLVWRWRENRLRNTEQHEDEESQKEKTGSSRHNSSEQEPLIEKQTDRDGEKMKNMNDEEEKHCKTLSEETGRPCQTGGDTNQQQHRTDRETPPGQSVQSPGDGEESDPDTAGGEGQQQLSTADAENDHDEGEDKETAGQSQTEGDRQKDETQAGGEIKPEEQTNPESEGTKPSAPQRPETHQETESRDGGRDITPKPNDSESQPVSQTSEAAKSESNTAEKETEEAETNEGQLINTQSENTSAGDTDSNVMKQTQDQAQLVENENTTSGAGAGGGADETESVRPTQTLITEQKPDQQQTMEDGQTVTNPEEEKIETHRDKESGAEPGMSPDSRDADDHMTPTNNTNLNSPKDEEQTEQSSKEGVCGDSDIHT
- the LOC108902391 gene encoding uncharacterized protein LOC108902391 isoform X2, with product MLRQEEGDMEVRALCFRLLINVLMLLVTHVQQGYPQTSDADFHMVPSRLQLFQYESVSFTCQGFNDPAGWRVRNVNDITPKCLNGAAPSTVTCTIDYAFKSDSGGYWCEGGGGRRSNSVNITVSEGHVVLESPVLPVMEGAAVTLRCRSRNPSSNLTADFYKDSLLVGTSPTGNMTIQNVSKSDDGFYKCKISGAGESAESQLMIRAVAPNPTVGSVVSGAGESAESRHTVKAPRRGVFFPHPYYILLWAIISVVLFLQLLVIGLLYWKKQLVLLQVKLSDPNKDMYTVVKKDKKKKRKKDAADAADNLSICLETNHSRDPQTEKDQDEFPPLSFHSTFTVEDTQNQQNESGTSSFSDSEFPSPPTDPSLSDQELQYSSIQYD
- the LOC108902391 gene encoding uncharacterized protein LOC108902391 isoform X1 yields the protein MLRQEEGDMEVRALCFRLLINVLMLLVTHVQQGYPQTSDADFHMVPSRLQLFQYESVSFTCQGFNDPAGWRVRNVNDITPKCLNGAAPSTVTCTIDYAFKSDSGGYWCEGGGGRRSNSVNITVSEGHVVLESPVLPVMEGAAVTLRCRSRNPSSNLTADFYKDSLLVGTSPTGNMTIQNVSKSDDGFYKCKISGAGESAESQLMIRAVAPNPTVGSVVSGAGESAESRHTVKVRIPKTDGSVKQSENSNTQHTDRKAPRRGVFFPHPYYILLWAIISVVLFLQLLVIGLLYWKKQLVLLQVKLSDPNKDMYTVVKKDKKKKRKKDAADAADNLSICLETNHSRDPQTEKDQDEFPPLSFHSTFTVEDTQNQQNESGTSSFSDSEFPSPPTDPSLSDQELQYSSIQYD